One Gammaproteobacteria bacterium DNA segment encodes these proteins:
- a CDS encoding hydantoinase/oxoprolinase family protein, whose amino-acid sequence MSHESKGNILLGVDTGGTFTDLVVYRDGALIAHKVLSTPHEPEQAILTGVRELGLEGVEMTVIHGSTVATNAVLEGKLARTAFVTNRGFGDVLTIGRQARARLYDLQPPAVAPPVPRELCLETGGRMGPHGQVVEALTDGDVEALVAALKDLAPEAVAISLLFSFVDARFEQHLAAALPPEWFVSTSATVLPEYGEYERGIATWLNAAVGPRVAGYVGRLGAGLPRARVAVMQSCGETVSAHQAGQRAVHMLLSGPAGGLAGAGLVGGLAGEPRSLSFDMGGTSTDVALIDGSPRLTTEGRVAGYPVGVPMVDMHTIGAGGGSVAWVDAGGMLQVGPESAGAAPGPACYGAGGTRPTVTDANLVLGRLVPGAFLGGRMGLDRKAARRALTGLGQALGMSAEEAAAGVVRVANEHMARALRVISVERGIDPRDMALVSFGGAGGLHVCALSEALGMERALVPVHAGVLSALGMLAAAPGRRLSRTFSGPALEVAPEAVEQVFGELEAEGRGQLEREGVAAAELVVTRSVDLRYAGQSFALTLPLAGTLAAAAGSFHEAHAARYGHTLERAVELVNLRVAVTGPAPRLRLPRGVTPAGDDTVPRSPAGDRTIPAQVVRDEMEPGQELAGPAIVSEAVATTYVAPGWRCRLDDYRNLVLRREG is encoded by the coding sequence ATGAGTCACGAATCCAAAGGTAACATACTCCTGGGGGTGGACACCGGCGGCACCTTCACCGATCTGGTGGTGTATCGCGACGGCGCCCTCATCGCCCACAAGGTGTTGTCCACTCCCCATGAGCCCGAGCAGGCCATCCTCACCGGTGTCCGGGAGCTGGGACTGGAGGGGGTGGAGATGACCGTCATTCACGGTTCCACCGTGGCCACCAATGCGGTGCTGGAGGGCAAGCTGGCGCGCACCGCCTTCGTCACCAACCGCGGTTTCGGCGATGTCCTGACCATTGGGCGCCAGGCCCGGGCCCGCCTCTACGATCTTCAGCCCCCCGCCGTCGCCCCGCCGGTGCCCCGGGAGTTGTGCCTGGAGACCGGCGGGCGCATGGGGCCCCACGGCCAGGTGGTGGAGGCGCTCACGGACGGGGACGTCGAGGCCCTGGTGGCGGCCCTGAAAGATCTGGCGCCCGAGGCGGTGGCCATCAGCTTGTTGTTCTCTTTCGTGGATGCCCGTTTCGAGCAGCACCTCGCCGCGGCCCTGCCGCCCGAATGGTTCGTGTCCACCTCGGCAACGGTGCTGCCGGAATATGGCGAGTACGAGCGGGGCATCGCCACCTGGCTCAACGCCGCGGTGGGGCCGCGGGTGGCGGGCTACGTGGGCCGTCTCGGGGCGGGTCTGCCGCGGGCCCGGGTGGCGGTGATGCAGTCCTGCGGCGAGACGGTGTCCGCCCATCAGGCGGGGCAGCGCGCCGTGCACATGTTGCTGTCGGGGCCCGCCGGCGGCCTCGCGGGGGCCGGCCTGGTGGGCGGCCTGGCGGGCGAGCCCCGCAGCCTCTCCTTCGACATGGGCGGTACCTCCACCGACGTCGCCCTCATCGACGGCAGCCCGCGGCTCACCACGGAGGGACGGGTGGCGGGCTATCCCGTGGGGGTGCCCATGGTGGACATGCACACGATCGGCGCGGGCGGCGGCTCGGTGGCGTGGGTGGATGCCGGCGGCATGCTCCAGGTGGGGCCCGAGTCCGCCGGCGCGGCGCCCGGACCCGCCTGCTACGGGGCCGGTGGCACGCGTCCCACGGTCACCGATGCCAACCTGGTGCTGGGGCGGCTGGTGCCCGGGGCCTTTCTGGGGGGACGGATGGGTCTGGATCGGAAGGCGGCCCGGCGCGCCCTGACGGGGTTGGGGCAGGCCCTCGGCATGAGCGCCGAGGAGGCCGCGGCGGGCGTGGTGCGGGTGGCCAACGAGCACATGGCGCGGGCCCTGCGGGTGATCTCGGTGGAGCGCGGCATCGACCCCAGGGACATGGCCCTGGTGAGTTTCGGCGGCGCCGGTGGACTGCACGTGTGCGCCCTGTCCGAGGCCCTGGGCATGGAGCGGGCGCTGGTGCCGGTGCATGCCGGTGTGCTGTCGGCCCTGGGCATGCTGGCGGCGGCACCGGGCCGGCGCCTGTCCCGCACCTTCAGCGGTCCCGCCCTGGAGGTGGCCCCGGAGGCGGTGGAGCAAGTCTTCGGGGAACTGGAGGCGGAGGGCCGCGGACAATTGGAGCGGGAGGGGGTGGCCGCCGCCGAGCTGGTCGTGACGCGCAGCGTCGACCTGCGCTATGCCGGCCAGTCCTTCGCCCTCACCCTGCCCCTGGCGGGCACGCTGGCGGCTGCCGCGGGGTCTTTTCACGAGGCCCATGCCGCCCGCTACGGCCATACCCTGGAGCGCGCCGTGGAGCTGGTGAACCTGCGGGTGGCGGTGACCGGGCCGGCGCCCCGCCTGCGCCTGCCCCGGGGAGTGACCCCTGCCGGTGACGATACCGTCCCGAGATCCCCGGCCGGTGACCGGACCATTCCGGCGCAGGTGGTGCGGGATGAGATGGAACCGGGCCAGGAACTGGCGGGGCCGGCCATCGTCAGCGAGGCGGTGGCCACCACTTACGTGGCTCCGGGATGGCGCTGCCGGCTGGATGACTACCGTAATCTGGTGCTGCGGCGGGAGGGTTGA
- a CDS encoding ABC transporter ATP-binding protein, whose amino-acid sequence MSDGTNDGSGHAPAADAAPAIDIRDLAYRWHPREPVVLALEELRVERGEQVFIEGPSGSGKSTLLGLLAGINVAGEGKVRVLDRRLDTMGAAARDHFRAHHIGYIFQMFNLIPYLSMVDNVVLPCRFSSRRRERALQRSPSLEAEAVRLLEHLDMDQAAFHRRPVTALSVGQQQRVAAARALMGSPELLIADEPTSSLDAGRRESFLRLLFDECRANGATLVFVSHDSALEELFQRTIRLTEANRAAATAIAARV is encoded by the coding sequence ATGAGTGACGGCACCAACGACGGGAGCGGCCATGCCCCCGCCGCGGACGCCGCCCCGGCCATCGACATCCGCGATCTGGCCTACCGCTGGCACCCCCGGGAGCCCGTGGTGCTGGCCCTGGAGGAGTTGCGGGTGGAACGGGGTGAGCAGGTCTTCATCGAGGGCCCCAGCGGCAGTGGCAAGAGCACCCTCCTCGGCCTGCTGGCGGGCATCAACGTGGCCGGCGAGGGCAAAGTGCGGGTGCTGGACCGGCGCCTCGACACCATGGGTGCCGCCGCCCGGGACCACTTCCGCGCCCACCACATCGGCTACATCTTCCAGATGTTCAACCTCATCCCCTACCTCTCCATGGTAGACAACGTGGTCCTGCCCTGCCGTTTTTCCAGTCGCCGCCGGGAGCGGGCCCTGCAACGCTCCCCCAGCCTGGAGGCCGAGGCCGTGCGGTTGCTCGAGCACCTGGATATGGACCAGGCGGCCTTCCACCGGCGGCCGGTGACGGCCCTCAGTGTGGGCCAGCAACAGCGGGTGGCGGCGGCCCGCGCCCTCATGGGCTCCCCGGAACTCCTCATCGCCGACGAGCCCACCTCGTCCCTGGACGCCGGCCGTCGCGAGTCCTTCCTGCGTCTGCTGTTCGACGAATGCCGGGCGAACGGTGCCACCCTGGTGTTCGTGAGCCACGATTCCGCCCTCGAAGAACTGTTTCAGCGCACCATCCGCCTCACCGAGGCCAACCGGGCGGCGGCGACAGCGATCGCCGCCAGGGTCTGA
- a CDS encoding metal ABC transporter permease, translated as MDGFLHALSHQSFLQTALAAGLLASIGCGIMGTYVVVKRIAFLAGGIAHSVLGGIGAAIYFGLPPLAGALGAAVVAALLIGGIRLHWRAQEDTLISALWAIGMAVGILFMAKTPGYQSDLMSYLFGNILLVPRESLWFMAALDAALLAAVVAFHRQFMAVAFDEEFARLRGVPVAFFYLLLLVLVAVTVVLLIQVVGLILVLALLTLPAAVAGHYVHSLGPMMAVATLLGGVVTTGGLALSYAPDLPVGPTIILLAGVLYLASTLVSRRLARHRAHRALNPGAAGEARHG; from the coding sequence ATGGACGGATTTCTCCACGCCCTGAGCCACCAGTCCTTCCTGCAGACCGCCCTGGCCGCCGGCCTGCTGGCCAGCATCGGCTGCGGCATCATGGGTACTTACGTCGTCGTCAAACGCATCGCCTTTCTCGCCGGCGGCATCGCCCACTCGGTGCTGGGTGGCATCGGTGCCGCCATCTACTTCGGCCTGCCGCCCCTGGCGGGCGCCCTGGGGGCGGCCGTGGTGGCGGCCCTGTTGATCGGCGGCATCCGGCTGCACTGGCGGGCTCAGGAGGATACCCTCATCAGCGCCCTGTGGGCGATAGGCATGGCCGTGGGTATCCTGTTCATGGCCAAGACACCCGGTTATCAGAGCGACCTCATGAGTTATCTGTTCGGCAACATCCTGCTGGTGCCCCGGGAGAGCCTGTGGTTCATGGCCGCCCTGGACGCCGCACTGCTGGCGGCGGTGGTCGCCTTTCACCGCCAGTTCATGGCGGTGGCCTTCGACGAGGAGTTCGCCCGCCTGCGGGGGGTGCCCGTGGCCTTCTTCTACCTGCTGCTGCTGGTGCTGGTGGCGGTGACGGTGGTGCTGCTGATCCAGGTGGTAGGCCTGATCCTGGTGCTGGCCCTGCTCACCCTGCCCGCGGCGGTGGCTGGCCACTACGTCCACTCCCTGGGCCCCATGATGGCAGTGGCCACCCTGCTGGGCGGGGTAGTCACCACGGGCGGACTGGCCCTTTCCTACGCTCCCGATCTCCCCGTGGGGCCCACCATCATCCTGCTGGCGGGGGTCCTGTACCTGGCCTCCACCCTGGTCAGCCGCCGCCTCGCCCGGCACCGCGCCCACCGCGCCCTCAACCCCGGGGCGGCAGGGGAGGCCCGGCATGGATAG
- a CDS encoding DUF3299 domain-containing protein, which produces MTTRALILGTMLFLFTAAGEAPRAAGSAEELDWDALIPEDWRPDKLLAEFDAEGLSDDDPRAQELMDKLKALWDEAPVVPELDGRRVRLPGFVVPLEVEPEAIAEFLLVPYYGACIHVPPPPANQTVYVVTAEDRPYRGKLFDTVWVTGTLRVEQNSSELAEAGYRLDATAVEPYE; this is translated from the coding sequence ATGACCACTAGAGCCCTGATCCTGGGGACCATGCTGTTTTTATTCACGGCAGCCGGTGAGGCCCCGCGGGCCGCCGGGAGCGCGGAGGAACTGGATTGGGATGCCCTGATCCCGGAGGACTGGCGGCCGGACAAGCTGCTGGCTGAATTCGATGCCGAGGGCCTGAGCGACGACGACCCCCGGGCCCAGGAACTCATGGACAAGTTGAAGGCCCTGTGGGACGAGGCCCCGGTGGTGCCCGAGTTGGACGGCCGGCGGGTACGGCTGCCGGGCTTCGTGGTGCCCCTGGAGGTGGAACCCGAGGCCATCGCCGAGTTCCTGCTGGTGCCCTACTACGGGGCCTGTATCCACGTGCCGCCGCCGCCCGCCAACCAGACCGTATACGTGGTCACCGCCGAGGACCGGCCCTACCGCGGCAAGCTGTTCGACACCGTGTGGGTCACGGGCACTTTGCGGGTGGAGCAGAACTCCAGCGAACTCGCCGAAGCGGGCTACCGGCTGGACGCCACCGCCGTGGAACCCTATGAATAG
- a CDS encoding HDOD domain-containing protein — MTEAFVARQPIFDTGLNIFAYELLFRASGENTAGEGLDAGQATSQVIWNTFTVFGLNGLVGSARAFINFSRELLLDDRSIILPPDRVVIEILEDMKVDRDLVDAVTRLAAKGYTIALDDFSYHPSWQPLVDIAHIVKLDVMALSMNELEEHLGLLRRDGLRMLAEKVETAEQYEQLKAMGFDYFQGYFLARPMVMRGRRTPADRTTILRLLSRLNDPKSDITGIEDLISRDVSLNYKLLRYINSALFSLPRRVDSTRTAIALLGLVNIRRWASLIAMSGFNDRPGDLLGIALVRARMCQNLAEAAGLPNPEGHFTVGLFSALDTLLDMPMEEVVKELPLGDDIVSALLHRQGPGGATLACALAYENQDWDHVALASLEARAIREAYLSAVAWATRAEQELPAGA; from the coding sequence ATGACCGAGGCCTTCGTCGCGCGCCAACCCATCTTCGATACCGGGTTGAATATCTTTGCCTACGAGCTGCTGTTCCGTGCCAGCGGGGAGAACACGGCCGGCGAGGGCCTGGATGCGGGTCAGGCTACCTCGCAGGTCATCTGGAACACCTTCACGGTGTTCGGGCTGAACGGCCTGGTGGGCAGTGCCCGCGCCTTCATCAACTTCAGCCGCGAGCTGCTGCTGGACGACAGATCCATCATCCTCCCCCCCGACCGCGTGGTCATCGAAATACTCGAGGACATGAAGGTAGACCGGGACCTGGTGGATGCGGTGACGCGGCTGGCGGCCAAGGGCTACACCATCGCCCTCGACGACTTCTCCTATCACCCCTCATGGCAGCCCCTGGTGGACATCGCCCATATCGTCAAGCTCGACGTCATGGCCCTCTCCATGAATGAGCTGGAGGAGCACCTGGGCCTGCTGCGCCGCGATGGATTGCGCATGCTGGCGGAGAAGGTGGAAACAGCGGAGCAATACGAGCAATTGAAGGCCATGGGCTTCGATTACTTCCAGGGCTACTTCCTCGCCCGCCCCATGGTGATGAGGGGGCGCCGCACACCTGCCGACCGCACCACCATATTGCGACTGCTGTCGCGCCTGAATGACCCCAAATCGGACATCACGGGAATCGAAGACCTCATCAGCCGCGACGTGTCCTTGAACTACAAGCTGCTGCGCTACATCAACTCGGCCCTGTTCTCCCTGCCCCGCCGGGTGGACTCCACCCGCACCGCCATCGCCCTGTTGGGCTTGGTGAACATCAGGCGCTGGGCCTCCCTCATCGCCATGTCCGGCTTCAATGACAGGCCGGGGGATCTGCTGGGCATCGCCCTGGTGCGCGCCCGCATGTGCCAGAACCTGGCCGAGGCGGCGGGATTGCCCAACCCGGAGGGTCATTTCACCGTTGGCCTGTTCTCGGCGCTGGATACCCTGCTGGACATGCCCATGGAAGAGGTGGTGAAGGAACTGCCCCTGGGCGACGATATAGTGAGCGCCCTGCTGCATCGCCAGGGCCCCGGCGGCGCCACCCTCGCCTGCGCCCTCGCCTACGAGAACCAGGACTGGGACCACGTGGCCCTCGCCAGCCTGGAAGCCAGGGCCATCCGCGAGGCCTATCTGTCGGCCGTGGCCTGGGCCACCCGCGCTGAGCAGGAGCTGCCGGCCGGCGCCTGA
- a CDS encoding NUDIX hydrolase: MPRPLTPPIAADTIIELGDASERSIVLIERRNPPHGWALPGGFMDEGETIEQAAVREAREETGLRVELDALLGVYSRPDRDPRGQTVSVVFVARATGTPRGQDDALRARAFRLQELPSPLAFDHDEILADYARFRATGKVRTPDHDA; the protein is encoded by the coding sequence ATGCCCCGCCCTCTCACCCCGCCCATCGCTGCCGATACCATCATCGAACTGGGGGACGCGTCGGAGCGCTCCATCGTACTCATCGAACGGCGCAATCCGCCCCATGGCTGGGCACTGCCCGGCGGCTTCATGGACGAAGGCGAGACCATAGAGCAGGCGGCGGTGCGCGAGGCCCGCGAGGAGACCGGGCTGCGGGTGGAACTCGACGCCCTCCTCGGGGTGTATTCCCGGCCCGACCGCGACCCCCGGGGTCAGACCGTGAGCGTGGTCTTCGTGGCCCGCGCCACGGGCACCCCCCGGGGCCAGGATGACGCCCTCAGGGCCCGCGCCTTCCGGCTCCAGGAACTGCCCTCGCCCCTGGCCTTCGATCATGACGAGATCCTCGCCGACTATGCCCGCTTCCGGGCCACCGGCAAGGTCCGGACGCCGGACCATGACGCCTGA
- a CDS encoding fatty acid desaturase yields MEFLISGVTGLSVPGKILVTLLFTHLTIVSVTVYLHRNQAHRALDLHPLVAVAFRAWLWLTTGMVTREWVAVHRRHHARCEGPQDPHSPAQVGIGKVLKEGSELYREAAADGATLEQFGKGTPDDWLERHVFSCHSVLGVALMLMADVVLFGVAGLAMWAVQMLWIPVMAAGVINGIGHWWGYRNYEVQDRSTNILPWGVLIGGEELHNNHHAYASSARFSSKWWELDAGWVYIRALQAVGLAKVRRLAPRVYRIPGKSRVDVDTVRAVVTAQVQVAAAYARGVMVRVYREELARFSGGDRRLLAQARKLLVREQSLLSADARMHLQQALARSQALQTVYEFRERLFDIWSRRSARQEELMESLQEWCRQAESTGIQALEDFSRQLRSYSSAPATA; encoded by the coding sequence ATGGAATTCCTCATCTCCGGTGTGACCGGCCTGTCGGTCCCGGGCAAGATCCTGGTGACCCTGCTGTTCACCCACCTGACCATCGTCTCCGTCACGGTATACCTGCATCGCAACCAGGCCCACCGGGCCCTGGACCTGCATCCGCTGGTGGCCGTGGCCTTCCGCGCCTGGCTGTGGCTCACCACCGGCATGGTCACCCGCGAATGGGTGGCGGTGCACCGCCGTCACCACGCCCGTTGCGAGGGCCCGCAGGACCCCCACAGCCCGGCCCAGGTAGGCATCGGCAAGGTGCTCAAGGAGGGCTCGGAACTCTACCGCGAGGCCGCGGCCGACGGCGCGACCCTGGAGCAGTTCGGCAAGGGTACGCCGGACGACTGGCTGGAGCGCCATGTGTTCTCGTGCCACAGCGTGCTGGGCGTGGCCCTGATGCTGATGGCCGACGTGGTGCTGTTCGGTGTCGCCGGGCTTGCCATGTGGGCGGTGCAGATGCTGTGGATCCCCGTCATGGCCGCCGGCGTCATCAACGGCATCGGCCACTGGTGGGGCTACCGCAACTACGAGGTCCAGGACCGCTCCACCAACATCCTGCCCTGGGGCGTGCTCATCGGCGGCGAGGAACTCCACAACAACCACCATGCCTACGCCAGCTCGGCGCGCTTCTCGTCCAAATGGTGGGAGCTGGACGCGGGCTGGGTCTACATCCGTGCCCTCCAGGCAGTGGGGCTGGCGAAGGTGCGGCGACTGGCGCCGCGGGTCTACCGCATTCCCGGCAAGTCCCGGGTCGACGTGGACACCGTCAGGGCCGTGGTGACGGCCCAGGTCCAGGTGGCCGCCGCCTATGCTAGGGGTGTGATGGTGCGGGTGTATCGTGAGGAGTTGGCGCGCTTTTCGGGGGGTGACCGCCGCCTGCTGGCCCAGGCCCGCAAGCTGCTGGTGCGCGAGCAGAGCCTGTTGAGCGCCGACGCCCGGATGCATCTCCAGCAGGCCTTGGCCCGCAGCCAAGCGCTGCAGACGGTCTATGAGTTCCGCGAGCGCCTGTTCGATATCTGGTCTCGGCGCAGTGCGCGCCAGGAGGAGCTGATGGAGTCCCTCCAGGAATGGTGCCGCCAGGCGGAAAGCACGGGCATCCAGGCCCTGGAGGATTTCTCGCGCCAGCTGCGCAGCTACTCCAGCGCCCCGGCCACGGCGTGA
- a CDS encoding ABC transporter permease subunit: MILTIAGRELRSLFLSPLAWSVLAVVQLILAYVFLIQVELFIQWQPRLAAMEGAPGATDIIVSPLFRTAAIVLLLVVPLLTMRLVSEERRARTLTLLLSAPASMTQIVLGKYLGVMGFLVVLLGLTVLMPLSLVAGGNLDWGLLASGAIGLALVVAAFAAAGLFLSTLTDQPTVAGVSTFGLLLLLWILDWAGGTGNEAATEAFTYLSLLTHYDALLKGVFDSQDVVYYVLFSITFLVLGIRRLDAERLQE, from the coding sequence ATGATCCTCACCATCGCCGGGCGCGAGCTGCGCAGTCTGTTCCTGTCTCCCCTGGCGTGGTCCGTGCTGGCGGTGGTGCAGCTCATCCTCGCCTACGTGTTCCTCATCCAGGTGGAGTTGTTCATCCAGTGGCAACCGCGCCTCGCCGCCATGGAGGGGGCGCCCGGGGCCACGGACATCATCGTCTCGCCCCTGTTCCGCACCGCCGCCATCGTGCTGCTGCTGGTGGTGCCCCTGCTCACCATGCGCCTGGTGAGCGAGGAGCGCCGCGCCCGCACCCTGACCCTGCTGCTCTCAGCGCCGGCCTCCATGACCCAGATCGTGCTGGGCAAGTACCTGGGGGTGATGGGATTCCTGGTGGTGCTGCTGGGCCTCACGGTGCTCATGCCCCTGTCGCTGGTGGCCGGCGGTAACCTCGATTGGGGCCTGCTGGCCTCCGGGGCCATCGGGCTCGCCCTGGTGGTGGCCGCCTTCGCCGCCGCCGGCCTGTTCCTGTCCACCTTGACGGACCAGCCCACGGTGGCGGGGGTGAGCACCTTCGGCCTGCTGCTGCTGCTGTGGATCCTGGACTGGGCCGGCGGCACCGGCAACGAGGCCGCCACGGAAGCCTTCACCTACCTGTCCCTGCTCACCCATTACGACGCCCTCCTGAAGGGCGTCTTCGACAGCCAGGACGTGGTCTACTACGTCCTGTTCTCCATCACCTTCCTGGTGCTCGGTATCCGGCGCCTGGATGCCGAGCGCCTGCAGGAGTAG
- a CDS encoding ABC transporter permease, producing the protein MAVLGLAWKSLVNRRATAALTLFSIALSVTLLVGVERLRHEARTSFANTISGTDLIVGARSGGVQLLLYSVFRIGNPTNNISWASYRELANHPRVAWTVPISLGDSHRGYRVMGTTAAYFEHYRYARDRALAFATGGVFDDLYDAVLGAQVARKLGYALGDELVVAHGAADVAFTRHEDRPFRVAGILKATGTPVDHTVHVSLRAIEAIHVGWQSGTPMPGFQVPAERLRTMDLTPDEITAVLVGLTSRMAAFQVQRFVNDYPDEPLTAILPGVALSELWNLMAVAENALLVVAAFVVVVGLAGMLTALLASLNERRREMAILRSVGARPIHVFTLIMGEAGVLTGGGIALGLGLLYGLLLAARTVMEDRLGIHIAVAAPAGNELILLGAVAVAGFSVGAIPAYRAYRLSLADGLSIRV; encoded by the coding sequence ATGGCCGTGCTCGGTCTGGCCTGGAAGAGCCTGGTGAACCGTCGTGCCACGGCGGCCCTCACCCTGTTCTCCATCGCCCTGTCGGTGACCCTGCTGGTGGGGGTGGAACGGCTGCGCCACGAGGCCCGGACGAGCTTCGCCAACACCATCTCCGGCACCGATCTCATCGTCGGCGCCCGCAGTGGCGGCGTGCAGCTCCTGCTCTATTCGGTGTTCCGCATCGGCAACCCCACCAACAACATCTCCTGGGCCAGCTACCGGGAGCTGGCGAACCATCCCCGGGTGGCCTGGACCGTCCCCATCTCCCTCGGCGACTCTCACCGCGGTTACCGGGTGATGGGCACCACCGCGGCCTATTTCGAGCACTATCGCTATGCCCGGGATCGCGCCCTCGCCTTCGCCACGGGCGGCGTCTTCGACGATCTCTACGACGCGGTGCTGGGGGCACAGGTGGCCCGCAAGCTGGGCTATGCCCTCGGGGACGAGCTGGTGGTGGCCCACGGCGCCGCGGACGTCGCCTTCACCCGCCACGAGGACAGGCCTTTCCGGGTGGCCGGGATCCTGAAGGCCACGGGCACCCCGGTGGACCACACGGTGCACGTGAGCCTGCGGGCCATCGAGGCCATCCATGTGGGCTGGCAGAGCGGGACCCCCATGCCGGGCTTCCAGGTCCCGGCCGAGCGGCTGCGCACCATGGACCTGACCCCCGACGAGATCACCGCGGTACTGGTGGGGCTGACCTCGCGGATGGCCGCCTTCCAGGTCCAGCGCTTCGTCAACGACTATCCCGACGAGCCCCTGACCGCTATCCTCCCCGGCGTGGCCCTGAGCGAGCTGTGGAACCTGATGGCGGTGGCGGAGAATGCCCTGCTGGTGGTGGCGGCCTTCGTGGTGGTGGTGGGTCTGGCCGGCATGCTCACCGCGCTCCTGGCCAGCCTCAACGAGCGGCGCCGGGAGATGGCCATCCTGCGCTCCGTGGGCGCGCGGCCGATCCACGTATTCACCCTCATCATGGGCGAGGCCGGTGTCCTGACGGGCGGCGGCATCGCCCTTGGCCTCGGCCTGCTCTACGGGCTGCTGCTGGCCGCCCGCACGGTGATGGAGGACCGGCTGGGCATCCATATCGCCGTGGCCGCCCCCGCCGGCAACGAGTTGATCCTGCTGGGCGCCGTGGCCGTGGCCGGCTTCAGCGTGGGCGCCATCCCCGCCTACCGGGCCTATCGACTGTCCCTGGCCGACGGCCTGTCCATCCGTGTATGA
- a CDS encoding ATP-binding cassette domain-containing protein, whose product MHTSEVLVRVEGLERRYGETLAVAGVSFEVHRGEVLGLLGPNGAGKSTAMQIIAGALAPSAGQVQIDGLDILDHPIAAKGRIGYLPEQPPLYRELTVDEYLRYCARLHRVPRGEVAAALTRARERCGLEAMGHRLIGNLSKGYQQRVGIAQAIIHNPAVVILDEPTVGLDPIQIREIRQLIRELGGEHSVILSTHILPEVQAVCDRVQIIHRGRLVLNEDLKQLEARSEAELLVRFTAPPAAAALEQLPGVARVEARDDGAFLLHLAAGANPAPRMVEDAVAGGWGLVELSPRRRTLEEIFVQLTAGDDGGHQTPEVAA is encoded by the coding sequence ATGCATACTAGCGAAGTATTGGTCAGGGTCGAAGGACTCGAGCGCCGTTATGGGGAGACCCTGGCGGTGGCCGGGGTATCCTTCGAGGTCCACCGCGGCGAGGTGCTGGGCCTGCTGGGCCCCAACGGCGCCGGCAAATCCACCGCCATGCAGATCATCGCCGGGGCCCTGGCGCCAAGTGCCGGCCAGGTGCAAATCGACGGCCTGGACATCCTCGACCACCCCATCGCGGCCAAGGGACGTATCGGCTACCTGCCGGAACAACCCCCGCTGTACCGGGAACTCACGGTCGACGAATACCTGCGCTATTGCGCCCGCCTCCACCGGGTGCCCCGGGGCGAGGTAGCGGCGGCTCTCACCCGGGCCCGCGAACGCTGTGGCCTGGAAGCCATGGGCCACCGCCTCATCGGCAACCTGTCCAAGGGCTACCAGCAACGGGTGGGCATCGCCCAGGCCATCATCCACAACCCGGCAGTGGTGATCCTCGACGAGCCCACCGTGGGCCTCGACCCCATCCAGATCCGGGAGATCCGCCAGCTCATTCGCGAGCTCGGCGGCGAGCACAGCGTCATCCTCTCCACCCACATCCTGCCGGAGGTGCAAGCGGTATGCGACCGCGTGCAGATCATCCATCGCGGGCGGCTGGTGCTGAACGAGGACCTCAAGCAACTGGAGGCCCGCAGCGAGGCGGAGCTGCTGGTACGCTTCACCGCCCCGCCCGCCGCCGCAGCGCTGGAGCAGTTGCCCGGCGTGGCACGCGTGGAGGCCCGGGACGACGGCGCTTTCCTGCTGCACCTGGCGGCGGGTGCCAATCCCGCCCCGCGGATGGTGGAGGACGCCGTGGCGGGGGGATGGGGGCTGGTGGAGCTGTCGCCGCGGCGCCGCACCCTGGAGGAGATCTTCGTGCAGCTCACGGCGGGCGACGACGGCGGCCACCAGACCCCGGAGGTGGCGGCATGA
- a CDS encoding transcriptional repressor, translating into MDSKRLAGIMEQAEALCRERGVRLTPQRRTVLELVCAAERPMSAYDILDLMRSSISNPAPPTVYRALDFLLEQGLVHKLESIHAFVGCSHPDHPHASQFLICADCGDVSELEDPAIARSLRAAETASGFAPKRRVVELIGSCARCTAKAHE; encoded by the coding sequence ATGGATAGCAAGCGACTCGCGGGAATCATGGAACAGGCCGAGGCCCTGTGCCGGGAACGCGGGGTGCGCCTCACACCTCAGCGCCGCACGGTGCTGGAACTGGTGTGCGCGGCCGAACGCCCCATGAGCGCCTACGACATCCTCGACCTCATGCGCTCCAGCATCAGCAATCCGGCTCCGCCCACGGTATACCGCGCCCTCGACTTTCTCCTCGAGCAGGGCCTGGTACACAAGCTGGAAAGCATCCATGCCTTCGTGGGCTGCTCCCACCCGGACCACCCCCACGCCAGCCAGTTCCTCATCTGCGCCGACTGTGGCGATGTGAGCGAACTGGAGGACCCCGCCATCGCCCGCAGCCTGCGCGCGGCCGAGACCGCCTCGGGCTTCGCCCCCAAGCGCCGGGTGGTGGAACTCATCGGCAGCTGCGCCCGCTGCACGGCGAAGGCCCATGAGTGA